One window from the genome of Enterobacteriaceae bacterium Kacie_13 encodes:
- a CDS encoding catalase, producing MVMEKKGLTTAAGAPVVDNNNVITAGRRGPLLLQDVWFLEKLAHFDREVIPERRMHAKGSGAYGTFTVTHDITHYTRAKLFSEIGKQTEMFVRFSTVAGERGAADAERDIRGFSMKFYTEQGNWDLVGNNTPIFYLRDPLKFPDLNHVVKRDPRTNLRNPAYKWDFFSHLPEALHQLTIDVSDRGLPTSYRHIHGFGSHTFSFINAENERFWVKFHFRCQQGIENLMDDEAEKLVGTDRESSQRDLYDAIERGDFPRWKLFVQVMPEADASKLPYNPFDLTKVWLHSDYPLIEVGEFELNRNPENYFAEVEQVAMSPANVVPGIGFSPDRMLQGRLFSYGDAHRYRLGVNHHQIPVNAPKCPFHNYHRDGAMRVDGNSGNGVTYEPNSAGLFQEQPDFSEPPLSVEGAADHWNHREDDDYFTQPRLLFNLLSDEEHQRMFGRIAGELKHASPDTQARQVALFYKVCPAYGAGVEKALKD from the coding sequence ATGGTTATGGAAAAGAAAGGACTGACCACCGCAGCCGGCGCACCCGTCGTCGACAATAATAATGTCATTACCGCAGGCCGACGCGGACCGCTTTTACTCCAGGATGTCTGGTTTCTCGAAAAACTGGCCCACTTTGATCGTGAAGTCATTCCTGAACGTCGTATGCATGCAAAAGGTTCCGGTGCCTACGGTACCTTCACTGTGACTCACGACATCACCCATTACACCCGCGCTAAACTCTTCTCTGAAATCGGCAAGCAAACCGAGATGTTTGTCCGCTTCTCCACCGTCGCCGGTGAGCGTGGTGCAGCCGATGCAGAACGCGACATCCGCGGTTTCTCCATGAAATTCTACACCGAGCAAGGCAACTGGGATTTAGTTGGCAACAATACACCGATATTTTACCTGCGTGATCCGCTGAAATTCCCCGATCTGAACCACGTCGTAAAACGCGACCCGCGCACAAATCTGCGTAACCCTGCGTATAAATGGGATTTCTTCTCGCATCTTCCGGAAGCCCTGCATCAGCTGACCATTGACGTCAGCGACCGCGGTCTGCCAACGTCTTACCGTCACATTCACGGTTTCGGCAGCCACACCTTTAGCTTTATCAACGCAGAAAATGAGCGTTTCTGGGTGAAATTCCATTTCCGCTGCCAGCAGGGTATTGAAAACCTGATGGACGATGAAGCCGAAAAACTAGTCGGCACCGACCGCGAAAGTTCACAGCGCGACCTGTATGACGCCATCGAACGCGGCGATTTTCCGCGCTGGAAACTTTTCGTGCAAGTTATGCCGGAAGCGGACGCCTCAAAACTGCCGTACAACCCGTTTGACCTGACAAAAGTCTGGCTGCACAGCGATTACCCGCTGATCGAAGTCGGTGAGTTTGAATTGAACCGCAATCCGGAAAACTACTTTGCGGAAGTAGAACAGGTAGCCATGAGCCCGGCGAATGTGGTTCCCGGCATCGGTTTCTCCCCTGACCGTATGTTGCAGGGCCGATTGTTCTCTTATGGCGATGCGCACCGCTACCGTCTGGGCGTGAACCATCACCAGATCCCGGTGAACGCACCGAAATGTCCGTTCCATAACTATCATCGCGACGGCGCAATGCGCGTTGACGGCAACAGCGGTAACGGCGTGACCTACGAGCCAAACAGCGCGGGTCTGTTCCAGGAACAACCTGACTTCAGCGAACCGCCATTGTCTGTCGAAGGCGCGGCCGATCACTGGAATCACCGCGAAGATGACGATTACTTCACTCAGCCACGTTTGCTGTTCAACCTGCTGTCTGATGAAGAACATCAGCGCATGTTTGGCCGCATCGCGGGTGAGCTTAAACATGCTTCGCCGGACACGCAGGCACGTCAGGTGGCGCTGTTCTATAAAGTCTGCCCGGCGTATGGCGCGGGTGTTGAAAAAGCACTGAAAGACTGA